Proteins encoded in a region of the Populus alba chromosome 13, ASM523922v2, whole genome shotgun sequence genome:
- the LOC118040564 gene encoding uncharacterized protein: MNASVSSALAASSTTSLATPGSFLRQCCRSSNRFIFTCRPFTSSLHHPFILRVTNDSSRTELSPAEPANESSEADRIVDGMDFGELCNEFECISSPLVESTARQLVRDILELREGNRALGTFAVSVRYKDPFRSFTGREKYKRPLWATGALDNPSVTVQEMIMLSTSILSIKWTITGKPKSFIAGVGGDLTVKVHSKFTVNQISGQVIEHEEFWDLSASSVIGQAFFWTSRRLFATIENGKDLSDLVKSLTNRPSSKKENLEIYPDPSGDPTKFFQRDDSFQRDAYQIALFLAVLYFVVQFLRTTL; this comes from the exons ATGAATGCTTCTGTTTCCTCTGCTCTTGCAGCCTCCTCAACCACTTCCCTTGCCACTCCTGGTAGCTTTCTCCGTCAATGCTGCCGAAGTAGTAATCGTTTTATCTTCACCTGCAGGCCTTTTACATCCTCTCTTCACCACCCCTTTATACTGAGAG TAACAAATGATTCTAGTAGGACTGAACTGTCTCCAGCTGAGCCTGCCAATGAAAGCTCTGAAGCTGATAGGATAGTTGATGGAATGGACTTTGGTGAGCTTTGCAATGAGTTCGAGTGCATCAGTAGCCCACTGGTGGAATCGACAGCCAGACAGCTTGTACGTGATATCCTCGAACTACGTGAAGGCAATCGTGCCCTTGGAACCTTCGCAGTTTCTGTCAGATATAAG GATCCATTCAGAAGTTTTACTGGTCGTGAGAAATACAAGAGACCACTCTGGGCAACTGGTGCTCTAGATAACCCTTCTGTG ACTGTACAAGAAATGATAATGCTGTCAACAAGTATCCTGAGTATCAAGTGGACAATAACAGGAAAGCCCAAATCTTTTATTGCTGGTGTGGGGGGAGATTTGACAGTTAAAGTGCATTCCAAGTTCACTGTAAACCAGATCAGTGGCCAAGTGATTGAGCACGAAGAGTTCTGGGATTTGTCAGCCTCTTCAGTTATTGGTCAGGCTTTTTTCTGGACTTCTCGTAGATTATTTGCTACAATTGAAAATGGAAAGGATTTATCTGATCTTGTGAAAAGCTTGACAAACCGTCCGTCGTCCAAAAAGGAGAACTTGGAGATATATCCCGACCCTTCTGGTGATCCAACAAAG TTCTTTCAAAGGGATGACAGCTTCCAAAGAGATGCATACCAGATTGCGCTATTTCTGGCAGTCCTATATTTTGTGGTACAGTTCTTGAGGACAACCTTGTAA